A single region of the Longimicrobiaceae bacterium genome encodes:
- a CDS encoding hydrolase encodes MDGKPYSVRPFRPAPGLGNPHAQTIGGRYLRPREPIPFRRERVETPDGDFLDLDFAELPGVSWDDAGAPAAVILHGLEGCSQSGYVLQTLRELAGRGIRAVALNFRTCGGEPNRLARFYHSGETGDLGFVLRMLAERHPRAPLAAVGFSLGGNVLLKYLGESGAAALPRAAVAVSVPFDLAAGARNMERGMGRVYTARFLRTLREKYRQKRPLIGDVVDPARVLAARTFREFDDAATAPLHGFRDADDYYASSSSAFYLAGIRVPTLLLHSTDDPFLPDAAIPRAAARENPCITAEFTERGGHVGFVAGTPWAPEFWAEAEAARFLGEHLEG; translated from the coding sequence ATGGACGGAAAGCCCTACTCGGTTCGCCCCTTCCGCCCCGCGCCGGGGCTGGGGAACCCGCACGCACAGACCATCGGCGGCAGGTACCTCCGCCCCCGCGAGCCGATCCCCTTCCGCCGTGAGCGGGTGGAGACCCCGGACGGCGACTTCCTTGACCTGGACTTCGCGGAGCTCCCCGGCGTCTCCTGGGACGACGCCGGAGCGCCGGCCGCGGTGATCCTGCACGGGCTGGAGGGGTGCTCGCAGTCCGGGTACGTCCTGCAGACCCTGCGCGAGCTCGCGGGGCGGGGGATCCGCGCGGTCGCCCTGAACTTCCGCACCTGCGGCGGCGAGCCCAACCGGCTCGCGCGCTTCTACCACTCCGGGGAGACCGGGGACCTGGGCTTCGTCCTGCGGATGCTGGCGGAGCGGCATCCGCGGGCGCCGCTCGCGGCGGTCGGCTTCTCGCTGGGCGGGAACGTGCTCCTCAAGTACCTGGGCGAGAGCGGGGCGGCGGCGCTTCCCCGGGCAGCCGTGGCGGTGTCAGTCCCCTTCGACCTCGCGGCCGGCGCCCGGAACATGGAGCGGGGGATGGGCCGCGTCTACACCGCCCGCTTCCTCCGCACCCTGCGCGAAAAGTACCGGCAGAAGCGCCCGCTGATCGGCGACGTGGTGGACCCCGCGCGGGTGCTGGCGGCGCGCACCTTCCGCGAGTTCGACGACGCAGCCACGGCGCCGCTGCACGGCTTCCGCGACGCGGACGACTACTACGCCTCCTCCAGCTCGGCGTTCTACCTGGCCGGGATCCGCGTCCCCACGCTGCTGCTGCACTCCACCGACGACCCCTTCCTCCCCGACGCCGCCATCCCGCGGGCCGCCGCGCGCGAGAACCCGTGCATCACGGCGGAGTTCACGGAGCGCG